Genomic DNA from Gammaproteobacteria bacterium:
GCGCTGTCAGCCGCCAGGGTGGACTTTTCCGACACATGTGGGGCAAGCAGGACTTTCATCAGCCGCTCCTGACTCATGCCAGCCACGCCTCGACCCGATTGAGCGCAGCTTTGGTCATGACCACATTATCGAAACCGATCAGGTTCACGGGGTTCAGACTGGCAACCGCCGTATAACCGACATGCCGCAGGTTGCGCGCGGCCAGGTGAATCTTCTCATCGGGCTGCTCGGTGACCAGCAATGCCGACGTCAAATTCAAACCCTTAAGCTTATCCAGCACTACCCGTGTTCTGGGCTGGTCGACGCCGAAATCTTCCACGATAACCAAACGATCCAGCCGCGCCAGCTCCGACAGGATAGAACGCATGGCAGCACGATACATTTTTCGGTTCAGTTTCTGCCGGAAACTCCGAGGCTGGGCCGCGAACGTCACGCCGCCGCCACGCCAGATGGGGCTGCGAATCGTCCCGGCGCGGGCGCGCCCGGTGCCTTTCTGCCGCCATGGTTTCGCGCCGCCGCCGGCCACCTGCGCACGCGTTTTTTGCGCCTTGGTGCCGCCACGCCCGCCAGCCAAATAGGCGGTCACGGCCTGATGCACCAGCGCCGCGTTGAAGTCCTGACCGAAAGTTCGATCAGAGACGTCTACGTGGCTGTTGTCGATGCTTCTGAGTTGCATGATTTATTGCGTGATATGCTGTGGTTTATTAGTGCTATTGATCTGGCGTCTGCGCGGTCGCTTGGCGGGTTTTCGCTTTGATCGCCGGACACACAATCACGTTGCCGCCTGTGGAGCCGGGGATGGCGCCCTTGATCAACAGCAGATTTCGGTCCTGATAGACTCGCACCACTTCCAGATTCTGGGTCACTCGCCGCACGACTCCCATATGGCCCGCCATCTTCTTGCCCTTGGGCACGCGACCCGGTGTCTGGCGCTGACCGATCGAGCCTGGGGCCCGATGTGCTAGCGAGTTGCCGTGGGTCGCGTCCTGCATATGGAAGTTATAGCGCTTGATCGTGCCGGCAAACCCCTTGCCTTTCGTAATGCCGGTTACATCAACTTTCTGGCCGGCTTCGAACAGGTCGACTCTTAACTCGTTACCTGCCGCCAGCGCATCGTTCTCGTTCTCGCCTAGCCGAAATTCCCACAGGCCCCGGCCAGCTTCGATCCCCGCCTTGGCGTAATGGCCCGCCTGCGATTTGGTCACGCGCGACGGCCGGCGCGTGCCGCAGGTGACCTGCACAGCACCGTAGCCATCCGCTTCCGGCGTCTTGATCTGCGCGACCCGGTTTGACTCCACGTGGATCACCGACACTGGTATCGTAGAACCCTGGTCGGTAAAGACGCGGGTCATACCAATTTTTCTACCAATCAACCCAATGGTCATGCAGGCGCTCCGCGTTCGCGAGAATCGACGAACCAAATGTAACCCTACCCAGCGAAAACCGCGTCGGAGCCGGGTCGTGGAAAGCCGGCTATTATGAAGAAGACTTGAACGAGCCTCAAGCCTTAAACCGGTTTCTGGCAGCCTGAAACAGGCATCAATTGAGTTTTATATGTACATCGACACCCGCGGCGAGGTCGAGCTTCATCAGCGCATCCACGGTTTTTTCGGTGGGGTCGACGATGTCCATGATGCGCTTGTGCGTGCGAATCTCGTATTGATCACGCGCGTCCTTGTTCACGTGCGGCGAGATGAGAATCGTGAAGCGCTCCATTTTGGTTGGCAGCGGAATGGGGCCCTTGACGCGCGCGCCGGTGCGCCGCGCGGTCTCTACAATCTCGCTCGCCGAGCGATCGATCAAACGGTGATCGAACGCCTTTAAGCA
This window encodes:
- the rplD gene encoding 50S ribosomal protein L4 gives rise to the protein MQLRSIDNSHVDVSDRTFGQDFNAALVHQAVTAYLAGGRGGTKAQKTRAQVAGGGAKPWRQKGTGRARAGTIRSPIWRGGGVTFAAQPRSFRQKLNRKMYRAAMRSILSELARLDRLVIVEDFGVDQPRTRVVLDKLKGLNLTSALLVTEQPDEKIHLAARNLRHVGYTAVASLNPVNLIGFDNVVMTKAALNRVEAWLA
- the rplC gene encoding 50S ribosomal protein L3; amino-acid sequence: MTIGLIGRKIGMTRVFTDQGSTIPVSVIHVESNRVAQIKTPEADGYGAVQVTCGTRRPSRVTKSQAGHYAKAGIEAGRGLWEFRLGENENDALAAGNELRVDLFEAGQKVDVTGITKGKGFAGTIKRYNFHMQDATHGNSLAHRAPGSIGQRQTPGRVPKGKKMAGHMGVVRRVTQNLEVVRVYQDRNLLLIKGAIPGSTGGNVIVCPAIKAKTRQATAQTPDQ
- the rpsJ gene encoding 30S ribosomal protein S10, translated to MAASQRIRICLKAFDHRLIDRSASEIVETARRTGARVKGPIPLPTKMERFTILISPHVNKDARDQYEIRTHKRIMDIVDPTEKTVDALMKLDLAAGVDVHIKLN